Proteins from one Syngnathus scovelli strain Florida chromosome 9, RoL_Ssco_1.2, whole genome shotgun sequence genomic window:
- the fam131bb gene encoding uncharacterized protein fam131bb isoform X10, translating to MKERVTKPTAMAQGRVAHMIEWQNWGMATVGVGGIPQSRITTQEREKERRLENDAYSDLSDGEKEARFAAGILQQFAISEATLLAWSSMDGESPRSGSNQGSVAHLSEVNQESITSRDQILHHSSAEVWPHTYVSQGHYCLSSSDAWEPINNDPSGVASPPAGSYLVGSEGYDGQTAAHFLSQQQQQQQQQQQQQFNLQQQNQLQQLQQIQQMQHYQQQQLLQYQQQQSLEHRLHSANHSLQATPNSTIHSLVHQVHPPLVDLWNTGQMEAYQVEAGGYMGTAAAVEPGLCVPAGEEVVGNEHSPLLEQQEEEEDVKDGEMTLCMEPESSTLTPPTHPGDASGGSSPGLLPASPVSEQRPCDAATPAGLAHTLQEEEEEEEEEENENTGQQEEGAAASMATN from the exons ATGAAGGAAAGAGTGACCAAACCCACGGCCATGGCCCAGGGCCGCGTCGCCCACATGATTGAGTGGCAAAACTGGGGCATGGCCACGGTGGGCGTGGGGGGCATCCCCCAGTCCCGCATCACCACCCAGGAGCGGGAAAAGGAGCGACGGCTGGAGAACGACGCCTACAGCGACCTGAGCGATGGCGAGAAGGAGGCCCGCTTTGCTGCAG GCATCCTGCAGCAATTTGCCATCTCCGAGGCGACCCTCTTGGCCTGGTCGTCGATGGATGGCGAGAGCCCTCGCTCGGGATCAAACCAGGGCAGCGTGGCGCATCTGAGCGAGGTCAACCAGGAGAGTATCACCAGTCGAG ACCAGATCTTGCATCACTCCTCAGCCGAGGTGTGGCCTCACACTTACGTCTCCCAGGGACACTACTGCCTCTCCTCCTCGGACGCTTGGGAGCCCATCAACAACGACCCGTCCGGCGTGGCGTCTCCCCCCGCCGGCTCCTACCTCGTGGGAAGCGAGGGTTACGACGGGCAGACGGCCGCTCACTTCCTgtcgcagcagcagcaacaacagcagcagcaacagcagcagcaatttAACCTCCAGCAGCAAAACCAactgcagcagctgcagcagatCCAGCAGATGCAGCactaccagcagcagcagctcctgCAGTATCAACAACAACAG TCACTGGAACATCGGCTGCACAGCGCCAACCACTCCTTGCAAGCCACCCCCAACAGCACCATCCACAGCCTGGTCCACCAAGTGCACCCGCCCCTGGTGGATCTGTGGAACACGGGCCAGATGGAAGCCTACCAGGTGGAGGCTGGAGGCTACATGGGCACGGCGGCTGCGGTGGAGCCGGGCCTCTGTGTTCCTGCCGGAGAGGAGGTGGTGGGGAATGAACACTCGCCGCTGCTGGAGcagcaggaggaagaggaggatgtcAAG GATGGAGAAATGACACTGTGTATGGAGCCAGAGTCGTCCACATTGACTCCGCCCACACATCCGGGGGACGCCTCGGGCGGCAGCAGTCCGGGACTTCTGCCAGCCTCGCCAGTGAGTGAGCAACGGCCCTGCgacgccgccacgccggccggtcTCGCTCACACGTtacaggaagaagaggaggaggaggaagaggaggagaacgaGAACACCGGGCAGCAGGAAGAGGGGGCAGCCGCTTCCATGGCAACCAACTGA
- the fam131bb gene encoding protein FAM131B isoform X3: protein MGCIGSRRLTADGVPVQKDGEQHGRSEFSWEGINLSMEDTTSILPRLKRNSNAYGIGALAKSSLSGVTRTMKERVTKPTAMAQGRVAHMIEWQNWGMATVGVGGIPQSRITTQEREKERRLENDAYSDLSDGEKEARFAAGILQQFAISEATLLAWSSMDGESPRSGSNQGSVAHLSEVNQESITSRDQILHHSSAEVWPHTYVSQGHYCLSSSDAWEPINNDPSGVASPPAGSYLVGSEGYDGQTAAHFLSQQQQQQQQQQQQQFNLQQQNQLQQLQQIQQMQHYQQQQLLQYQQQQSLEHRLHSANHSLQATPNSTIHSLVHQVHPPLVDLWNTGQMEAYQVEAGGYMGTAAAVEPGLCVPAGEEVVGNEHSPLLEQQEEEEDVKDGEMTLCMEPESSTLTPPTHPGDASGGSSPGLLPASPVSEQRPCDAATPAGLAHTLQEEEEEEEEEENENTGQQEEGAAASMATN from the exons CATGGACGTTCAGAATTTTCATGGGAGGGGATCAAT CTTTCTATGGAGGACACCACGTCCATCCTGCCGCGCCTCAAGAGGAACTCAAACGCTTACGGCATCGGCGCTCTGGCTAAGTCTTCTCTGTCAG GCGTGACGCGCACCATGAAGGAAAGAGTGACCAAACCCACGGCCATGGCCCAGGGCCGCGTCGCCCACATGATTGAGTGGCAAAACTGGGGCATGGCCACGGTGGGCGTGGGGGGCATCCCCCAGTCCCGCATCACCACCCAGGAGCGGGAAAAGGAGCGACGGCTGGAGAACGACGCCTACAGCGACCTGAGCGATGGCGAGAAGGAGGCCCGCTTTGCTGCAG GCATCCTGCAGCAATTTGCCATCTCCGAGGCGACCCTCTTGGCCTGGTCGTCGATGGATGGCGAGAGCCCTCGCTCGGGATCAAACCAGGGCAGCGTGGCGCATCTGAGCGAGGTCAACCAGGAGAGTATCACCAGTCGAG ACCAGATCTTGCATCACTCCTCAGCCGAGGTGTGGCCTCACACTTACGTCTCCCAGGGACACTACTGCCTCTCCTCCTCGGACGCTTGGGAGCCCATCAACAACGACCCGTCCGGCGTGGCGTCTCCCCCCGCCGGCTCCTACCTCGTGGGAAGCGAGGGTTACGACGGGCAGACGGCCGCTCACTTCCTgtcgcagcagcagcaacaacagcagcagcaacagcagcagcaatttAACCTCCAGCAGCAAAACCAactgcagcagctgcagcagatCCAGCAGATGCAGCactaccagcagcagcagctcctgCAGTATCAACAACAACAG TCACTGGAACATCGGCTGCACAGCGCCAACCACTCCTTGCAAGCCACCCCCAACAGCACCATCCACAGCCTGGTCCACCAAGTGCACCCGCCCCTGGTGGATCTGTGGAACACGGGCCAGATGGAAGCCTACCAGGTGGAGGCTGGAGGCTACATGGGCACGGCGGCTGCGGTGGAGCCGGGCCTCTGTGTTCCTGCCGGAGAGGAGGTGGTGGGGAATGAACACTCGCCGCTGCTGGAGcagcaggaggaagaggaggatgtcAAG GATGGAGAAATGACACTGTGTATGGAGCCAGAGTCGTCCACATTGACTCCGCCCACACATCCGGGGGACGCCTCGGGCGGCAGCAGTCCGGGACTTCTGCCAGCCTCGCCAGTGAGTGAGCAACGGCCCTGCgacgccgccacgccggccggtcTCGCTCACACGTtacaggaagaagaggaggaggaggaagaggaggagaacgaGAACACCGGGCAGCAGGAAGAGGGGGCAGCCGCTTCCATGGCAACCAACTGA